The following proteins are encoded in a genomic region of Primulina huaijiensis isolate GDHJ02 chromosome 3, ASM1229523v2, whole genome shotgun sequence:
- the LOC140973676 gene encoding endo-1,4-beta-xylanase 5-like isoform X1 — MKEFLHFIPLFLLLCMTSASASAYDGPLYDSSAYTECKLEVEDPLYNGGMLKDQEPTIEQVVLGDGVRVNALVFSLQNVTQGTKYCFSIWIRILYANSSLIKARLVTEERTLNCIGTVTAKAGCWSFLKGGFVSTSPLKMPKLYLQNSDGKNVRIETASASLQPFTNEEWRLNQETKINKVHRCNKLKLFKFQPSKTVLNRVQARKRAVTIHVSDKQGTKLQGATVRIEQISKDFPFGSAIAKTIIGNSQYQNWFVERFNAAVFENELKWNATEPNPGQVNYTIPDQMLEFIRSNQIIVRGHNIFWEDPKFIPGWVRNLSGHDLESAVQSRIQSLMKKYKEEFIHWDVNNEMLHFDFYEDRLGPNATQQFFDTAHQADPLATLFMNEFNVVETCSDVNSTVDTYVSRIRELQRGGVSMDGIGLQGHFDVPNTPLMRGIIDKLATLGLPIWLTEVDISKEFSKETQAMYLEEVLREGFSHPAVDGIILWTALRKNGCYQMCLTDDEFNNLPAGDTVDRLLREWQSGVADGETDEYGSHSFFGFLGEYKVTAKFGNVTVTSTFSLSRGKDTKHFNIQL; from the exons atgaaagAATTCCTACACTTCATTCCTCTGTTTTTGCTCCTCTGCATGACCTCTGCTTCGGCTTCAGCCTACG ATGGGCCACTTTATGATTCTTCTGCTTACACTGAG TGTAAATTGGAAGTTGAAGATCCACTCTACAACGGAGGGATGCTCAAGGATCAAGAACCAACTATAGAACAGGTCGTTCTGGGTGACGGTGTTCGGGTTAATGCACTGGTGTTTTCACTGCAGAACGTCACTCAAGGCACCAAATATTGTTTTTCCA TTTGGATCAGGATACTATATGCCAACTCGTCTCTAATAAAGGCGAGGCTTGTGACGGAAGAAAGGACGTTGAACTGCATAGGGACCGTTACTGCAAAGGCGGGTTGTTGGTCTTTTCTGAAGGGTGGATTTGTATCGACATCTCCGTTGAAAATGCCTAAGCTGTATCTCCAG AATTCAGATGGCAAAAATGTCAGAATAGAAACTGCGAGTGCTTCTTTGCAGCCTTTCACTAACGAGGAATGGAGATTGAATCAGGAAACAAAGATCAACAAGGTACATAGATGTAACAAGttgaaattgttcaaattcCAGCCTTCTAAAACTGTTCTTAATCGGGTCCAGGCAAGGAAACGTGCCGTAACAATCCATGTATCAGATAAACAAGGCACAAAATTGCAAGGCGCAACAGTAAGAATCGAACAAATCTCGAAAGATTTCCCATTTGGATCTGCCATAGCAAAGACCATCATCGGAAATTCGCAATATCAG AACTGGTTCGTGGAGAGATTCAATGCAGCAGTATTCGAAAACGAGCTCAAATGGAATGCAACTGAACCCAATCCAGGGCAGGTGAATTACACCATCCCAGACCAGATGCTAGAATTCATTAGATCAAACCAGATAATCGTCAGAGGCCACAACATTTTCTGGGAGGACCCAAAGTTTATTCCTGGATGGGTTCGAAACCTGTCGGGCCACGACCTGGAATCAGCTGTCCAATCAAGAATCCAAAGCCTGATGAAGAAATACAAAGAGGAATTCATCCACTGGGATGTCAACAATGAGATGCTACATTTCGATTTCTACGAGGACAGGCTCGGTCCAAATGCCACACAGCAATTCTTCGACACAGCCCATCAGGCAGATCCTTTAGCAACCTTGTTTATGAACGAGTTTAATGTAGTTGAAACTTGTAGCGATGTTAACTCAACTGTCGACACGTATGTATCGAGAATTAGAGAGCTGCAACGAGGTGGTGTGTCAATGGATGGCATAGGACTACAGGGTCATTTTGATGTGCCAAACACACCACTCATGAGGGGTATTATTGATAAATTGGCCACTCTCGGGCTTCCTATATGGTTGACAGAAGTAGATATCAGCAAAGAGTTCAGTAAAGAAACACAG GCTATGTATCTAGAAGAAGTCCTGAGAGAAGGCTTTTCCCATCCTGCTGTAGATGGGATCATTCTGTGGACAGCTCTGCGCAAGAATGGTTGCTACCAAATGTGCCTAACAGACGATGAATTTAACAACCTTCCAGCAGGTGATACAGTAGATAGGCTTCTGAGAGAGTGGCAATCGGGGGTTGCGGATGGAGAGACAGACGAGTATGGCTCCCACAGTTTCTTTGGATTCTTAGGTGAATACAAAGTCACTGCTAAGTTCGGGAATGTAACAGTCACTTCAACTTTTTCGCTCTCACGAGGCAAAGATACCAAGCATTTTAACATTCAATTGTAA
- the LOC140973676 gene encoding endo-1,4-beta-xylanase 5-like isoform X2, translated as MKEFLHFIPLFLLLCMTSASASAYDGPLYDSSAYTECKLEVEDPLYNGGMLKDQEPTIEQVVLGDGVRVNALVFSLQNVTQGTKYCFSIWIRILYANSSLIKARLVTEERTLNCIGTVTAKAGCWSFLKGGFVSTSPLKMPKLYLQNSDGKNVRIETASASLQPFTNEEWRLNQETKINKARKRAVTIHVSDKQGTKLQGATVRIEQISKDFPFGSAIAKTIIGNSQYQNWFVERFNAAVFENELKWNATEPNPGQVNYTIPDQMLEFIRSNQIIVRGHNIFWEDPKFIPGWVRNLSGHDLESAVQSRIQSLMKKYKEEFIHWDVNNEMLHFDFYEDRLGPNATQQFFDTAHQADPLATLFMNEFNVVETCSDVNSTVDTYVSRIRELQRGGVSMDGIGLQGHFDVPNTPLMRGIIDKLATLGLPIWLTEVDISKEFSKETQAMYLEEVLREGFSHPAVDGIILWTALRKNGCYQMCLTDDEFNNLPAGDTVDRLLREWQSGVADGETDEYGSHSFFGFLGEYKVTAKFGNVTVTSTFSLSRGKDTKHFNIQL; from the exons atgaaagAATTCCTACACTTCATTCCTCTGTTTTTGCTCCTCTGCATGACCTCTGCTTCGGCTTCAGCCTACG ATGGGCCACTTTATGATTCTTCTGCTTACACTGAG TGTAAATTGGAAGTTGAAGATCCACTCTACAACGGAGGGATGCTCAAGGATCAAGAACCAACTATAGAACAGGTCGTTCTGGGTGACGGTGTTCGGGTTAATGCACTGGTGTTTTCACTGCAGAACGTCACTCAAGGCACCAAATATTGTTTTTCCA TTTGGATCAGGATACTATATGCCAACTCGTCTCTAATAAAGGCGAGGCTTGTGACGGAAGAAAGGACGTTGAACTGCATAGGGACCGTTACTGCAAAGGCGGGTTGTTGGTCTTTTCTGAAGGGTGGATTTGTATCGACATCTCCGTTGAAAATGCCTAAGCTGTATCTCCAG AATTCAGATGGCAAAAATGTCAGAATAGAAACTGCGAGTGCTTCTTTGCAGCCTTTCACTAACGAGGAATGGAGATTGAATCAGGAAACAAAGATCAACAAG GCAAGGAAACGTGCCGTAACAATCCATGTATCAGATAAACAAGGCACAAAATTGCAAGGCGCAACAGTAAGAATCGAACAAATCTCGAAAGATTTCCCATTTGGATCTGCCATAGCAAAGACCATCATCGGAAATTCGCAATATCAG AACTGGTTCGTGGAGAGATTCAATGCAGCAGTATTCGAAAACGAGCTCAAATGGAATGCAACTGAACCCAATCCAGGGCAGGTGAATTACACCATCCCAGACCAGATGCTAGAATTCATTAGATCAAACCAGATAATCGTCAGAGGCCACAACATTTTCTGGGAGGACCCAAAGTTTATTCCTGGATGGGTTCGAAACCTGTCGGGCCACGACCTGGAATCAGCTGTCCAATCAAGAATCCAAAGCCTGATGAAGAAATACAAAGAGGAATTCATCCACTGGGATGTCAACAATGAGATGCTACATTTCGATTTCTACGAGGACAGGCTCGGTCCAAATGCCACACAGCAATTCTTCGACACAGCCCATCAGGCAGATCCTTTAGCAACCTTGTTTATGAACGAGTTTAATGTAGTTGAAACTTGTAGCGATGTTAACTCAACTGTCGACACGTATGTATCGAGAATTAGAGAGCTGCAACGAGGTGGTGTGTCAATGGATGGCATAGGACTACAGGGTCATTTTGATGTGCCAAACACACCACTCATGAGGGGTATTATTGATAAATTGGCCACTCTCGGGCTTCCTATATGGTTGACAGAAGTAGATATCAGCAAAGAGTTCAGTAAAGAAACACAG GCTATGTATCTAGAAGAAGTCCTGAGAGAAGGCTTTTCCCATCCTGCTGTAGATGGGATCATTCTGTGGACAGCTCTGCGCAAGAATGGTTGCTACCAAATGTGCCTAACAGACGATGAATTTAACAACCTTCCAGCAGGTGATACAGTAGATAGGCTTCTGAGAGAGTGGCAATCGGGGGTTGCGGATGGAGAGACAGACGAGTATGGCTCCCACAGTTTCTTTGGATTCTTAGGTGAATACAAAGTCACTGCTAAGTTCGGGAATGTAACAGTCACTTCAACTTTTTCGCTCTCACGAGGCAAAGATACCAAGCATTTTAACATTCAATTGTAA
- the LOC140973677 gene encoding thaumatin-like protein 1, with product MDLSVFEFYLTFTLSIYVLFSSGVCGTKFTFVNKCEVTVWPGILANAGGPKLDSTGFQLPPDTSRTFISPAAWSGRFWGRTECTFSDSGTGSCKTGDCGSGQPECHGSGAAPPVTLAEFTLGTGGLDFYDVSLVDGYNLPMIVEATGGSGMCASTGCVMDLNRVCPSELRVGNGAACRSACEAFGSPKYCCSGEFNSPSACKPTVYSQLFKSACPRSYSYAYDDPTSTFTCNGADYTVTFCPSTSSQKSSKNPTPTTSTTPETENGDGSLPGSDKGSGISVTGMDSNSDPRSASESTSDEGSWLAGLAMGVSSGVHSPSTLHYGAIFIFFSLVSFFCL from the exons ATGGATCTTTCTGTGTTCGAGTTTTATTTGACTTTCACCCTCAGCATTTATGTTCTTTTTTCCTCAG GAGTATGTGGTACTAAATTCACATTTGTGAACAAATGCGAGGTCACAGTGTGGCCCGGTATACTAGCAAACGCCGGCGGTCCTAAACTTGATAGCACAGGGTTTCAGCTCCCGCCAGACACCTCCCGCACATTCATTTCTCCCGCCGCCTGGTCTGGCCGGTTCTGGGGCCGAACAGAATGCACATTCTCTGATTCCGGTACAGGATCTTGCAAGACCGGTGACTGCGGGTCCGGTCAGCCAGAATGTCACGGCTCCGGGGCAGCCCCGCCTGTCACATTGGCAGAGTTCACCCTTGGAACCGGTGGTCTAGACTTTTACGACGTAAGTTTAGTTGACGGCTACAATTTGCCTATGATAGTTGAAGCAACCGGCGGTTCGGGCATGTGCGCCTCCACTGGCTGCGTGATGGATCTTAACCGAGTCTGCCCATCGGAGCTCCGTGTTGGAAATGGGGCAGCTTGTAGGAGCGCGTGTGAGGCTTTTGGGAGTCCGAAGTACTGTTGCAGCGGCGAGTTTAACTCGCCCTCCGCGTGCAAGCCGACGGTTTACTCGCAGCTGTTTAAGTCTGCTTGTCCCAGATCCTATAGCTATGCTTACGATGATCCCACGAGCACTTTCACATGCAATGGTGCTGATTATACTGTGACATTTTGCCCCTCCACGTCAAG TCAGAAATCTTCCAAAAATCCAACTCCAACAACGTCAACCACACCAGAAACTGAGAATGGCGATGGATCGCTACCGGGTTCAGATAAAGGGTCTGGAATCAGTGTGACCGGAATGGATTCAAACTCTGATCCGAGATCAGCATCCGAGTCTACTTCGGACGAAGGGTCATGGTTGGCTGGTTTAGCCATGGGGGTTTCATCTGGGGTCCATTCTCCATCAACTTTGCATTATGGTGCtatctttattttcttttcattgGTTTCCTTTTTTTGTTTGTAG